A genomic stretch from Pseudomonas alkylphenolica includes:
- a CDS encoding helix-turn-helix transcriptional regulator has product MSHASPETPICLSFGALQQWHAALQNAFAHSEAPDALGHLAAAISQLVAVESMMISLECQGQAPQLLYQQGIPEQHRDAILNRYFAAGYLLDPFCLAVESGLAQGFYHLEDIAPDHFFDSDYYKTYYLGTGCSEDSYFIADIGDARKISLSLFQGCSGSRLSGEQVHLLRAVEPMVRELLARFARHGLAQTGNTGGHNSLQAAFDSFGCQVLTDREREVAHMILRGHSAKSTASELGISPETVRMHRKNLYQKLQINSQSELFARFIDWLREG; this is encoded by the coding sequence ATGAGCCACGCATCCCCTGAAACCCCGATCTGTCTGTCTTTTGGCGCCCTGCAGCAATGGCATGCAGCGCTGCAGAACGCTTTTGCCCATAGCGAAGCGCCGGATGCCCTTGGGCATCTGGCCGCGGCCATCAGCCAGCTGGTGGCGGTCGAGTCGATGATGATCAGCCTCGAGTGCCAGGGCCAGGCGCCGCAGTTGCTGTACCAGCAGGGCATTCCCGAGCAGCATCGCGACGCCATCCTCAATCGCTACTTCGCCGCAGGCTACCTGCTCGATCCTTTTTGTCTGGCGGTGGAGAGCGGTCTGGCGCAAGGTTTCTACCATCTTGAAGACATCGCCCCGGACCACTTCTTCGACAGTGACTATTACAAAACCTATTACCTGGGCACCGGCTGCAGTGAAGACAGCTATTTCATTGCCGATATCGGTGATGCGCGGAAGATTTCCCTGAGCCTGTTCCAGGGCTGCAGCGGTTCGCGCCTGAGCGGCGAGCAAGTCCATCTGTTGCGCGCCGTCGAGCCGATGGTCCGCGAGCTGCTGGCGCGCTTTGCCCGTCATGGCCTGGCGCAAACCGGCAATACCGGCGGGCACAACAGTCTCCAGGCAGCGTTCGACAGTTTTGGCTGCCAGGTGCTCACCGATCGCGAGCGCGAAGTGGCGCACATGATCTTGCGCGGTCACTCGGCCAAGTCCACGGCCAGCGAGCTGGGGATCTCCCCGGAAACCGTGCGCATGCACCGCAAGAATCTCTACCAGAAGCTGCAGATCAACTCGCAATCGGAGCTTTTTGCGCGTTTTATCGACTGGTTGCGCGAGGGCTGA
- a CDS encoding phytanoyl-CoA dioxygenase family protein — translation MNEGSLLGLGLSALQRDGYLLLPGALEPRQIVQLQAAISSLVPQHWDYNGLLEHYKCVFNRDPLWLAYLDLPGVIELAEAALGEDCHIIGQTAWRSHPGYQGMPLHLDYLVMELPPALLADPAFELPMQICTVQFYLDDIDAELCPTQVLPGSHRAGRKPAPGEQQWQGQSAQSILCRAGDALMFRSELWHGGSDNRSADRTRSMLQVHYGRRMVAQKFSPYLHWQFNPEVLAAATPRQRRLLGEHAEAEYD, via the coding sequence ATGAACGAAGGCTCATTGCTAGGCCTGGGCTTGAGCGCCTTGCAGCGTGACGGCTACCTGTTGCTGCCCGGCGCGCTTGAACCGCGACAGATCGTGCAGTTGCAAGCCGCGATCAGTAGCCTTGTGCCCCAGCACTGGGACTACAACGGCCTGCTGGAACACTACAAATGCGTGTTCAACCGCGACCCGTTGTGGCTGGCCTATCTCGACCTGCCAGGGGTCATCGAGCTGGCCGAAGCGGCGCTGGGCGAGGATTGCCACATCATCGGCCAGACCGCCTGGCGCAGCCATCCCGGCTATCAGGGCATGCCGTTGCACCTGGATTATCTGGTGATGGAGTTGCCGCCAGCCCTGTTGGCCGACCCCGCTTTCGAGCTGCCCATGCAGATCTGTACCGTGCAGTTTTACCTGGACGACATCGACGCCGAGCTCTGCCCGACCCAAGTGTTGCCGGGTAGCCACAGGGCAGGGCGCAAGCCTGCGCCGGGTGAGCAGCAGTGGCAGGGACAGTCAGCGCAGAGCATTCTCTGCCGCGCGGGCGATGCACTGATGTTTCGCAGCGAACTCTGGCACGGTGGCAGCGACAACCGCAGCGCCGATCGCACGCGCTCGATGCTGCAGGTGCACTATGGCCGGCGCATGGTTGCGCAGAAGTTCTCGCCGTACCTGCACTGGCAATTCAACCCCGAAGTGCTCGCCGCTGCGACGCCACGTCAGCGCCGCCTGCTCGGCGAGCATGCCGAAGCCGAATACGACTGA
- a CDS encoding universal stress protein, whose amino-acid sequence MSQYQRLFLMVGDDMRHTPALERAAALAHATGATLHICAIVEELDTLGLLSGDEHRNQTRVEDSRQWLADEATLLHENGIRVSTEVVLTRDLLGATLDQVAEIEPDLLIKDVLHEPAYKRLLFTPLDWQLLRECPCPVHLVSAVHCPLPRVVVAAVDPTHPEHPHNDLNETVIQAASDLARQCNAELHLLHVCDSAHTHMADFGAGTITMPGFGSDVRKSIHKAFEHLAKLHNVPEERLHFLSAPITRSIADFVAHNRTDVLVMGNHPRKLLERLTGSTTEHVIDHNLCNVLAVKAVA is encoded by the coding sequence ATGAGCCAGTACCAACGCCTGTTTTTGATGGTCGGCGACGACATGCGCCACACCCCGGCGCTGGAGCGTGCCGCCGCCCTGGCCCACGCCACCGGGGCCACCCTGCATATCTGCGCGATTGTCGAGGAGCTCGACACCCTCGGCCTGCTCAGCGGCGATGAACACCGCAACCAGACCCGCGTAGAAGACAGCCGCCAGTGGCTCGCCGATGAAGCCACGTTGCTGCATGAAAACGGTATCCGGGTCAGCACCGAGGTGGTCCTGACCCGTGATCTGCTGGGCGCGACCCTGGACCAGGTAGCGGAGATCGAGCCGGACCTGCTAATCAAGGATGTGCTGCACGAACCCGCCTACAAGCGCCTGCTGTTCACCCCGCTGGACTGGCAACTGCTGCGCGAATGCCCGTGCCCGGTGCACCTCGTCTCGGCAGTGCACTGCCCGCTGCCGCGCGTGGTGGTGGCTGCCGTCGACCCGACCCACCCTGAACACCCCCATAACGACCTCAATGAAACAGTGATTCAAGCCGCCAGCGATCTGGCACGCCAGTGCAACGCCGAACTGCACTTACTGCATGTATGCGACAGCGCCCATACCCATATGGCCGACTTCGGTGCTGGCACGATTACCATGCCCGGTTTCGGCAGTGATGTGCGCAAGTCGATCCACAAAGCCTTCGAACACCTGGCCAAACTTCACAACGTACCAGAGGAACGTCTGCACTTCCTGTCGGCACCGATTACCCGCAGCATCGCCGACTTCGTCGCGCACAACCGTACCGACGTGCTGGTGATGGGCAATCATCCTCGCAAACTGCTGGAGCGCCTGACCGGCAGCACCACCGAGCATGTCATCGATCACAACCTGTGCAATGTCCTGGCGGTCAAGGCCGTGGCCTGA
- a CDS encoding aldehyde dehydrogenase family protein, whose protein sequence is MTAFSSHTHAVSINPANGEAIGHYPYQSEADLDAALTRAAGGFAHWRRTPVSERAGLILALASAIRDNAAAMARMITLEMGKPLAQARGEVEKCAQLCEWYAAQGPGMLSAESTLVENGKARIEYRPLGPILAVMPWNFPVWQVLRGAVPALIAGNTYVLKHAPNVMGSAYLLLDVIKQAGLPEGVFEVINVTPDGVSQAIKDPRIAAVTLTGSVRAGMAIGAQAGAALKKCVLELGGSDPFIVLNDANLDEAVKAAVIGRYANTGQVCAAAKRLIVEQGVVDAFTEKFVEATRQLVMGDPLSEQTYLGPMARFDLRDELDEQVQATLAEGATLLLGGHKAEGAGNYYAPTVLADVTDQMTSFRQELFGPVASIITARDARHALELANDSEFGLASTIYTQNLELAAQLTEELDTGGVFINGYCASDPRVTFGGVKKSGFGRELSHFGVREFCNAQTVWLDRRG, encoded by the coding sequence ATGACCGCGTTCTCCAGCCATACCCATGCCGTGTCGATCAACCCCGCCAACGGCGAAGCCATTGGTCACTACCCTTACCAGTCCGAGGCTGACCTCGATGCAGCGCTGACGCGGGCTGCAGGCGGTTTCGCGCACTGGCGGCGTACCCCCGTGTCCGAGCGCGCCGGGCTGATCCTTGCCCTGGCCAGCGCCATCCGTGACAACGCAGCGGCCATGGCGCGGATGATCACCCTGGAAATGGGCAAGCCGCTGGCCCAGGCCCGTGGCGAAGTGGAGAAATGCGCGCAACTGTGCGAGTGGTACGCCGCCCAGGGCCCGGGCATGCTCAGCGCCGAATCGACCCTGGTGGAAAACGGCAAGGCGCGCATCGAATACCGGCCACTGGGCCCGATCCTGGCGGTAATGCCGTGGAACTTCCCGGTCTGGCAGGTACTGCGCGGTGCTGTCCCGGCGCTGATCGCCGGCAACACCTATGTCCTCAAGCACGCGCCGAACGTGATGGGCAGCGCCTACCTGCTGCTCGACGTGATCAAGCAGGCCGGTCTGCCTGAGGGCGTGTTCGAAGTCATCAACGTCACCCCGGACGGTGTGTCCCAGGCCATCAAGGACCCGCGCATCGCCGCCGTGACCCTGACCGGCAGCGTGCGCGCCGGTATGGCCATCGGTGCCCAGGCCGGCGCCGCGCTGAAAAAATGCGTGCTGGAGCTGGGCGGTTCCGATCCGTTTATCGTGCTTAACGACGCCAACCTCGATGAAGCGGTCAAGGCCGCGGTAATCGGCCGCTACGCCAACACCGGCCAGGTCTGCGCTGCGGCCAAGCGTCTGATCGTCGAGCAAGGCGTGGTCGACGCCTTTACCGAGAAGTTCGTCGAAGCCACCCGTCAGCTGGTCATGGGCGATCCGCTGTCGGAGCAGACCTATCTGGGCCCGATGGCGCGTTTCGACCTGCGCGACGAGCTCGATGAACAGGTCCAGGCCACCCTGGCTGAAGGCGCGACCCTGCTGCTGGGCGGGCACAAGGCCGAAGGCGCGGGCAATTACTACGCGCCGACCGTACTGGCCGATGTCACCGACCAGATGACCTCGTTCCGCCAGGAGCTGTTCGGCCCGGTGGCCTCGATCATCACCGCCCGCGACGCCCGCCACGCCCTGGAACTGGCCAACGACAGCGAGTTCGGCCTGGCCTCGACGATCTACACCCAGAACCTGGAACTGGCCGCCCAGCTCACCGAGGAGCTGGACACCGGCGGCGTGTTCATCAACGGCTACTGCGCCAGCGACCCGCGCGTCACCTTCGGTGGGGTCAAGAAGAGTGGTTTCGGCCGCGAACTCTCGCACTTCGGCGTGCGTGAGTTCTGCAACGCCCAGACTGTCTGGCTGGACCGCCGCGGCTGA
- the ptrR gene encoding putrescine utilization regulator PtrR: protein MDLVQLEIFRAVAEHGSISVAAQHMHRVPSNLTTRIKQLEADLGVELFIREKSRLRLSPAGWTFLDYTWRILGLVEEARLTVAGEEPRGPFSLGSLESTAAVRIPALLAAYNQQYSKVELDLSTGPSGAMIDGVLSGRLVAAFVDGPVLHPALDGVPVFEEEMVLIAPLNHGPINRAQDVNGENIYAFRSNCSYRHHFERWFNTDGAVPGKIFEIESYHGMLACVSAGAGLALMPRSMLQSMPGCATVSVWPLSEDFRYLNTWLVWRRGTVSQSLSSFVTLLESRRSIPSADSD from the coding sequence GTGGACCTGGTTCAGCTGGAAATATTCAGGGCGGTGGCTGAGCACGGCAGTATCAGCGTTGCCGCTCAGCATATGCACCGCGTGCCTTCGAACCTGACGACGCGGATCAAGCAACTGGAAGCCGATCTTGGGGTCGAGTTGTTCATCCGCGAGAAGAGCCGCCTGCGCCTGTCACCGGCAGGCTGGACCTTCCTCGATTACACCTGGCGCATCCTTGGCCTGGTCGAAGAAGCACGCTTGACCGTGGCCGGTGAAGAGCCGCGCGGGCCGTTTTCCCTGGGGTCGCTGGAGAGCACTGCGGCCGTGCGTATTCCGGCCTTGCTCGCTGCCTACAACCAGCAATACAGCAAGGTCGAACTGGACCTTTCCACCGGACCGTCCGGGGCAATGATCGATGGCGTGCTGTCCGGGCGGCTGGTGGCGGCGTTTGTCGACGGCCCGGTGCTGCATCCGGCGCTGGACGGGGTGCCGGTGTTCGAGGAAGAGATGGTGCTGATTGCGCCACTGAACCATGGACCGATCAATCGTGCCCAGGATGTCAACGGCGAGAACATTTACGCCTTCAGGTCGAACTGCTCGTACCGTCATCACTTCGAACGTTGGTTCAACACCGATGGCGCGGTGCCGGGGAAGATCTTCGAGATCGAGTCCTATCACGGCATGCTCGCCTGCGTCAGTGCCGGCGCAGGCCTGGCGTTGATGCCACGCAGCATGCTGCAGAGCATGCCAGGTTGCGCCACGGTGAGTGTCTGGCCGTTGTCCGAAGACTTCCGTTACCTCAACACCTGGCTGGTCTGGCGGCGCGGCACCGTGTCCCAGAGCCTGTCGAGTTTCGTCACGCTGCTTGAGTCCCGGCGCAGTATCCCGAGTGCTGATAGCGATTAA
- a CDS encoding DUF3302 domain-containing protein codes for MLDYFALGVLIFAGLVLFYGIIVLHDIPYEIAVHRNHPHQDAIHATGWVSLFTLHALWPFLWIWAMLYREDRGWGIGGLGDKSAIGDLERQVFELQQRVAHLEEDRAKAGAARPDSGGGV; via the coding sequence ATGCTTGATTACTTTGCACTAGGGGTGTTGATCTTTGCCGGGCTGGTGCTGTTCTACGGCATCATCGTCCTTCATGACATTCCCTATGAAATCGCGGTTCATCGCAATCACCCGCATCAGGATGCGATCCATGCCACCGGTTGGGTCAGCCTGTTCACCCTGCACGCGCTGTGGCCGTTCCTGTGGATCTGGGCAATGCTCTATCGCGAGGATCGCGGTTGGGGGATTGGCGGATTGGGCGACAAGAGCGCGATAGGCGATCTCGAGCGCCAGGTGTTCGAGTTGCAGCAACGGGTGGCTCATCTGGAGGAAGACCGGGCCAAGGCGGGTGCTGCGCGACCTGATTCCGGCGGGGGAGTGTAA